A genomic segment from Nitrospira sp. encodes:
- a CDS encoding Bis(5'-nucleosyl)-tetraphosphatase, symmetrical has protein sequence MATYAIGDVQGCYASLRQLVRTIRFNPRQDRLWFVGDLVNRGPDSLQVLRYIKGLGSTAVTVLGNHDLFLLAVAAGLSNLRHGDTLAQVLEAPDRDDLIAWLRKRPLFYREGAFVLVHAGLLPQWTVEEAQHLAEEAETALHGAQWAAMLKALHPSGHVQWASDLVGPTRVAGIAKVLTRLRTCSSDGVMESSFSGPPELTPEGFQPWFDIPTRKHASATIVCGHWAALGLRLTTNLLALDSGCVYGGRLTAVRLEDREVFQVSCRESMGQETGVND, from the coding sequence ATGGCGACCTATGCGATCGGAGACGTACAAGGCTGTTATGCCTCGCTCCGGCAGCTCGTCCGGACAATTCGATTCAATCCCCGACAGGATCGTCTCTGGTTCGTGGGAGACCTCGTCAATCGCGGGCCGGACTCGCTCCAGGTCCTCCGCTACATCAAGGGGCTCGGTTCGACTGCAGTCACGGTCCTGGGCAACCACGACCTGTTTCTCCTTGCCGTTGCAGCCGGACTGAGCAACCTCCGTCACGGCGACACCCTGGCGCAGGTCCTGGAGGCTCCGGACCGAGACGACCTCATCGCCTGGCTCAGGAAACGACCGCTGTTCTATCGCGAGGGAGCGTTTGTCCTGGTCCATGCCGGGCTGTTGCCGCAATGGACGGTCGAAGAGGCGCAGCACCTAGCAGAAGAGGCTGAAACGGCGCTCCATGGGGCGCAGTGGGCAGCGATGCTGAAGGCACTACATCCTAGCGGCCATGTACAATGGGCATCCGATCTTGTCGGCCCCACCCGCGTTGCCGGCATCGCGAAAGTTTTGACCAGGCTGAGAACCTGCTCGAGCGACGGGGTCATGGAATCGTCCTTCTCCGGACCACCTGAGCTGACACCGGAAGGATTTCAGCCCTGGTTCGATATCCCGACAAGAAAACATGCATCCGCCACCATCGTGTGCGGCCATTGGGCGGCCCTGGGCCTCCGTCTCACAACGAACCTGTTGGCGCTGGATAGCGGCTGCGTGTATGGAGGGCGGCTCACTGCCGTGCGGTTGGAAGACCGCGAGGTCTTTCAGGTGTCTTGCAGAGAATCGATGGGCCAGGAGACCGGTGTGAATGACTGA
- a CDS encoding 3-methyl-2-oxobutanoate hydroxymethyltransferase, with protein MTVPDLQKYKRDKRKIIVVTAYDALFARIVEQAGIDVILVGDSLGVVVQGKTNTLSVTMDEMIYHTKLVAGTAHRSLVIGDLPFMSYQASMDDALRNAGRFLQAGATAVKLEGGAAVVHRVEAMAKIGIPVVGHLGMTPQSVHQYGGYRVQGKGKDRAQQLLEDAQALEAAGAVAIVLEAIPSGLAKSVTETIAIPTIGIGAGPHCDGQVLVLYDLLGLFDEFVPKFVKPYAHLKADALQALRRYKEEVEQGKFPSDAESYH; from the coding sequence ATGACCGTCCCGGACCTGCAGAAGTACAAGCGCGACAAGCGGAAGATCATCGTGGTTACAGCCTACGACGCGCTGTTTGCCCGTATCGTTGAACAGGCGGGGATCGACGTCATACTGGTGGGAGACTCGCTGGGGGTGGTGGTGCAGGGCAAGACCAACACCCTGTCGGTCACGATGGACGAGATGATCTATCACACCAAACTGGTGGCCGGGACGGCTCACCGGTCTCTGGTCATCGGGGATCTGCCCTTCATGTCGTACCAGGCTTCTATGGACGATGCCTTGCGGAATGCCGGGCGGTTTCTCCAAGCCGGTGCGACTGCAGTGAAACTGGAAGGCGGAGCAGCGGTGGTCCATCGCGTGGAGGCGATGGCCAAGATCGGCATTCCCGTTGTGGGCCACTTGGGGATGACGCCGCAATCCGTCCATCAATACGGCGGATACAGGGTTCAAGGGAAGGGGAAGGACCGGGCGCAGCAACTACTCGAGGATGCTCAGGCGCTTGAAGCGGCGGGTGCCGTGGCGATCGTGCTGGAGGCGATTCCCTCGGGGTTGGCGAAGTCCGTGACCGAGACCATCGCGATTCCCACGATCGGCATCGGCGCCGGCCCGCATTGCGACGGCCAGGTGTTGGTGCTCTACGACCTCTTGGGGCTCTTCGACGAATTCGTGCCGAAGTTCGTCAAGCCCTATGCCCATCTGAAGGCTGATGCGCTGCAGGCTCTCCGTCGATACAAGGAAGAAGTCGAACAGGGTAAGTTTCCTTCCGATGCCGAAAGCTATCACTAG
- a CDS encoding 5,10-methylenetetrahydrofolate reductase, producing MTREPRRLKDVLAQGQFAVTVEYNPPKGTNLTHVLESAKTLVGRVHGVNVTDNTAAIVRAGSLPVCRLLYELGHDPVMQLTCRDRNRIAMQSDLMGAHMLGIRNILCLTGDYPTVGDHKEAKPVYDLDSVQVMQLVTGLNNGKDYAGNKLDGSTAFMIGGAVTPEADPLGPMLVKFEVKVRAGVDFFQTQAIYHSEQFEAFMEAVRPFKRKVLAGILLLRNAKMAEFMNANIPGVCVPQEMIDEMRAAGDKHALDVGVEIAVRTIKAVRPFCDGVHIMAIKATDRLPEILTKAELG from the coding sequence ATGACCCGGGAGCCGCGGCGACTCAAGGACGTATTGGCGCAGGGGCAATTTGCCGTGACGGTGGAATACAATCCGCCGAAGGGCACGAACCTGACCCATGTGTTGGAGAGCGCCAAGACGCTGGTCGGGCGGGTGCACGGGGTCAACGTCACCGACAATACGGCCGCGATCGTGCGGGCCGGGTCGTTGCCGGTCTGTCGCCTGTTGTATGAGTTGGGGCATGATCCGGTGATGCAGCTGACCTGTCGGGATCGCAATCGGATCGCGATGCAATCCGATCTCATGGGCGCGCACATGCTCGGGATCAGGAATATCCTCTGCCTGACCGGGGATTACCCGACGGTCGGCGACCACAAGGAGGCCAAGCCGGTCTATGACCTGGATTCCGTCCAGGTCATGCAATTGGTCACGGGGTTGAACAACGGTAAGGACTATGCGGGCAACAAGCTCGACGGGTCCACCGCCTTCATGATCGGCGGCGCCGTGACGCCGGAAGCGGACCCGCTGGGACCGATGTTGGTGAAGTTCGAAGTCAAGGTGCGGGCAGGAGTCGATTTTTTCCAGACCCAGGCGATTTATCACTCGGAACAGTTCGAGGCCTTCATGGAGGCGGTGCGTCCCTTCAAGCGGAAGGTCCTCGCCGGAATTCTTCTGCTGCGCAATGCCAAGATGGCGGAGTTCATGAACGCCAACATCCCTGGCGTCTGCGTGCCGCAGGAGATGATCGATGAAATGCGCGCGGCGGGCGACAAACATGCGCTCGATGTGGGGGTGGAGATCGCCGTGCGAACGATCAAGGCCGTGCGCCCCTTCTGCGACGGCGTACACATCATGGCGATCAAGGCGACGGACCGGTTGCCGGAAATTCTCACAAAGGCGGAATTGGGGTGA
- a CDS encoding methenyltetrahydrofolate cyclohydrolase /methylenetetrahydrofolate dehydrogenase (NADP+) — protein MTARIIDGKVLAQQVREGLAKESAAVLAQTGMKPGLATILVGDDPASHLYVKSKQKACDAAGIYIDDSKLPAATTQAELLTLISQKNADPKIHGILVQLPLPKHIDSKVILDAVSAQKDADGFHPYNFGRLVEGSPIFEACTPKGVIKMIESTGLSIEGKRAVVLGRSNIVGKPLALMLLQRNATVTICHSKTKDLPAVCREAELLLVAIGKAKFVTADMVREGAVVIDVGTNRLPDGKVVGDVDFEAVSQKAGWISPVPGGVGPMTIAMLLDNTVESAKRMAGMK, from the coding sequence GTGACCGCACGAATCATCGATGGGAAGGTATTGGCTCAACAGGTTCGCGAAGGGCTTGCCAAAGAGTCCGCGGCAGTGTTGGCTCAAACGGGCATGAAGCCGGGGTTGGCCACCATCTTGGTGGGCGACGACCCCGCCTCCCATCTGTATGTCAAAAGCAAACAAAAGGCCTGCGATGCGGCGGGGATCTACATCGACGATTCGAAACTGCCCGCCGCCACGACCCAGGCTGAGCTGTTGACGTTGATTTCGCAGAAGAATGCCGATCCGAAGATCCACGGCATTCTCGTCCAGTTGCCGCTTCCCAAGCACATCGACAGCAAAGTCATTCTTGATGCGGTGTCCGCTCAGAAAGACGCCGATGGATTCCACCCCTACAACTTCGGCCGCCTCGTGGAAGGCAGTCCCATCTTTGAAGCCTGCACTCCCAAAGGGGTCATCAAGATGATCGAGTCGACCGGCCTGTCGATCGAGGGTAAGCGGGCGGTCGTCCTGGGACGCAGCAATATCGTCGGAAAGCCTCTTGCGTTGATGTTGCTCCAGCGCAATGCCACCGTGACGATCTGCCATTCGAAGACGAAGGACTTGCCGGCGGTCTGCCGCGAGGCCGAGCTGTTGTTGGTGGCGATCGGTAAGGCGAAATTCGTCACGGCCGACATGGTGCGCGAAGGGGCTGTGGTGATCGACGTGGGCACCAATCGTCTCCCGGACGGCAAGGTGGTCGGCGATGTGGATTTCGAAGCGGTCAGCCAGAAGGCTGGCTGGATCAGTCCGGTTCCCGGTGGAGTCGGTCCGATGACGATTGCGATGTTGCTCGACAATACCGTTGAATCTGCTAAGAGAATGGCTGGGATGAAATAG
- a CDS encoding FIST C-terminal domain-containing protein — translation MQLTTACLEAGRPWTPAALSGLDSPETLLVLFGASGLIDAPDRINQVLDACPRSHVLGCSTAGEIHGSEVSDESLVIAALRFENTRVQTAQVAVHSPKDSYAAGASIAAQLNAPALRGILVLSDGLRVNGSELVKGLNDGLGGTVIVTGGLAGDGTSFKRTWVITERTPQSGYVTAVGLYGDHVRIGQGSKGGWDQFGPTRLVTKSDGNVLYELDGRPALQLYKDYLGDRATGLPATGLLFPLALRGSWSNGKSLVRTVLAIDEATQSMTFAGDIPQGAFAQLMRADFDRLIQGASDAAELTVHGFHSSHPALPTLSIAISCVGRRLVLGERTEEETEATLDILPQGSRQVGFYSYGEISSCACGVCDLHNQTMTLTTITEA, via the coding sequence ATGCAATTGACGACCGCCTGTCTCGAAGCCGGCCGCCCCTGGACCCCTGCCGCACTCTCCGGACTGGACTCACCGGAGACCCTGCTGGTGCTGTTCGGCGCCTCAGGGTTGATCGACGCGCCCGATCGCATCAATCAGGTCCTCGATGCCTGCCCTCGCAGTCATGTATTGGGCTGTTCGACCGCCGGCGAAATCCACGGCAGCGAGGTTTCGGATGAGAGCCTCGTGATCGCCGCCCTACGGTTTGAAAACACCCGCGTCCAGACGGCGCAGGTCGCCGTTCATTCCCCCAAGGATTCCTACGCCGCGGGAGCATCGATCGCGGCACAACTCAATGCCCCCGCGCTTCGTGGAATCCTGGTGCTCTCGGATGGGCTGCGCGTCAACGGCAGCGAGTTGGTCAAGGGCTTGAATGACGGCCTCGGAGGAACCGTCATCGTCACCGGCGGCTTGGCCGGCGACGGAACCAGTTTCAAACGGACGTGGGTGATCACAGAACGAACGCCACAGAGCGGCTATGTCACCGCCGTGGGCCTCTATGGAGACCACGTCCGGATCGGACAGGGGTCGAAAGGCGGATGGGATCAGTTCGGCCCTACGCGATTGGTCACAAAATCAGACGGTAATGTCCTCTACGAACTGGACGGACGCCCCGCACTGCAGTTGTATAAGGATTACCTGGGCGACCGCGCAACCGGCCTTCCCGCCACAGGCCTGCTTTTCCCCCTCGCCCTCAGAGGTTCATGGTCGAACGGCAAGAGTCTCGTCCGCACCGTCTTGGCCATCGACGAAGCGACTCAATCCATGACTTTCGCGGGGGACATTCCGCAAGGGGCGTTTGCTCAACTGATGCGCGCCGACTTCGATCGGTTGATTCAAGGAGCGTCCGACGCGGCAGAGCTCACGGTGCACGGCTTCCACAGTTCCCACCCTGCCCTCCCCACCCTCTCCATTGCCATCAGCTGCGTCGGACGGCGACTGGTTTTGGGAGAACGGACGGAGGAGGAAACAGAGGCGACGCTCGACATCCTTCCGCAAGGCAGCCGGCAAGTCGGATTCTATTCCTACGGCGAGATTTCTTCCTGTGCCTGCGGCGTCTGCGACCTCCACAACCAAACGATGACGCTCACCACCATCACCGAAGCGTAA